One part of the Eubalaena glacialis isolate mEubGla1 chromosome 19, mEubGla1.1.hap2.+ XY, whole genome shotgun sequence genome encodes these proteins:
- the CHD3 gene encoding chromodomain-helicase-DNA-binding protein 3 isoform X6, which produces MASPLRDEEEEEEEMVVSEEEEEEEEEGDEEEEEVEAADEDYEEDDDEGVLGRGPGHDRGRDRHSPPGCHLFPPPPPPPLPPPPPPPPPPPPDKDDIRLLPSALGVKKRKRGPKKQKENKPGKPRKRKKLDSEEEFGSERDEYREKSESGGSEYGTGPGRKRRRKHREKKEKKTKRRKKGEGDGGQKQVEQKSSATLLLTWGLEDVEHVFSEEDYHTLTNYKAFSQFMRPLIAKKNPKIPMSKMMTILGAKWREFSANNPFKGSAAAVAAAAAAAAAAVAEQVSAAVSSATPIAPSGPPALPPPPAADIQPPPIRRAKTKEGKGPGHKRRSKSPRVPDGRKKLRGKKMAPLKIKLGLLGGKRKKGGSYVFQSDEGPEPEAEESDLDSGSVHSASGRPDGPVRTKKLKRGRPGRKKKKVLGCPAVAGEEEVDGYETDHQDYCEVCQQGGEIILCDTCPRAYHLVCLDPELDRAPEGKWSCPHCEKEGVQWEAKEEEEDYEEEGEEEGEKEEEDDHMEYCRVCKDGGELLCCDACISSYHIHCLNPPLPDIPNGEWLCPRCTCPVLKGRVQKILHWRWGEPPVAVPAPQQADGNPDAPPARPLQGRSEREFFVKWVGLSYWHCSWAKELQLEIFHLVMYRNYQRKNDMDEPPPLDYGSGEDDGKSDKRKGKDPHYAEMEEKYYRFGIKPEWMTVHRIINHSVDKKGNYHYLVKWRDLPYDQSTWEEDEMNIPEYEDHKQSYWRHRELIMGEDPAQPRKYKKKKKELQGDGPPSSPTNDPTVKYETQPRFITATGGTLHMYQLEGLNWLRFSWAQGTDTILADEMGLGKTIQTIVFLYSLYKEGHTKGPFLVSAPLSTIINWEREFQMWAPKFYVVTYTGDKDSRAIIRENEFSFEDNAIKGGKKAFKMKREAQVKFHVLLTSYELITIDQAALGSIRWACLVVDEAHRLKNNQSKFFRVLNGYKIDHKLLLTGTPLQNNLEELFHLLNFLTPERFNNLEGFLEEFADISKEDQIKKLHDLLGPHMLRRLKADVFKNMPAKTELIVRVELSPMQKKYYKYILTRNFEALNSRGGGNQVSLLNIMMDLKKCCNHPYLFPVAAMESPKLPSGAYEGGALIKASGKLMLLQKMLRKLKEQGHRVLIFSQMTKMLDLLEDFLDYEGYKYERIDGGITGALRQEAIDRFNAPGAQQFCFLLSTRAGGLGINLATADTVIIFDSDWNPHNDIQAFSRAHRIGQANKVMIYRFVTRASVEERITQVAKRKMMLTHLVVRPGLGSKAGSMSKQELDDILKFGTEELFKDENEGENKEEDSSVIHYDNEAIARLLDRNQDATEDTDVQNMNEYLSSFKVAQYVVREEDKIEEIEREIIKQEENVDPDYWEKLLRHHYEQQQEDLARNLGKGKRVRKQVNYNDAAQEDQDNQSEYSVGSEEEDEDFDERPEGRRQSKRQLRNEKDKPLPPLLARVGGNIEVLGFNTRQRKAFLNAVMRWGMPPQDAFTTQWLVRDLRGKTEKEFKAYVSLFMRHLCEPGADGSETFADGVPREGLSRQQVLTRIGVMSLVKKKVQEFEHINGRWSMPELMPDPSADSKRSSRASSPTKTSPTTPEASAANSPCTSKPATPAPSEKGDGIRTPLEKDEAENQEEKPEKNSKIGEKMETEADTPSPAPSLGERLEPRKIPLEDEVPGVPGEMEPEPGYRGDREKSATESTPGERGEEKPMDGQENRERPEGETGDLGKRAEDVKGDRELRPGPPRDEPRSNGRREEKAEKPRFMFNIADGGFTELHTLWQNEERAAISSGKLNEIWHRRHDYWLLAGIVLHGYARWQDIQNDAQFAIINEPFKTEANKGNFLEMKNKFLARRFKLLEQALVIEEQLRRAAYLNLSQEPAHPAMALHARFAEAECLAESHQHLSKESLAGNKPANAVLHKVLNQLEELLSDMKADVTRLPATLSRIPPIAARLQMSERSILSRLASKGTEPHPTPAFPPGPYATPPGYGAAFSAAPVGALAAAGANYSQMPAGSFITAATNGPPVLVKKEKEMVGALVSDGLDRKEPRAGEVICIDD; this is translated from the exons ATGGCTTCCCCTCTGagggacgaggaggaggaggaggaggagatggtggtgtcggaggaggaagaagaggaggaagaagagggcgacgaggaggaggaggaggtggaggcggCCGACGAGGACTACGAGGAGGACGACGACGAGGGAGTACTCGGGCGCGGGCCGGGCCACGACCGGGGCCGCGACCGCCACAGCCCCCCCGGCTGCCACCTcttcccgccgccgccgccgccgccgctgcccccgccgccgccgccgccgccgcccccgccgccag atAAGGATGACATTCGGCTGCTGCCTTCAGCACTGGgtgtgaagaagagaaaaagaggaccCAAGAAGCAGAAGGAGAACAAGCCAGGAAAACCCCGAAAACGCAAGAAGCTT GACAGCGAGGAGGAATTTGGCTCTGAGCGAGATGAGTACCGGGAGAAGTCAGAGAGTGGAGGCAGTGAATATGGAACTGGACCAGGTCGGAAGCGGAGACGgaagcacagagaaaaaaaggagaagaagacgAAGCGGCGGAAAaaaggggagggagatggggggcAAAAG CAGGTGGAACAGAAGTCGTCGGCAACTCTGCTTCTGACGTGGGGCCTGGAGGACGTGGAGCATGTGTTCTCTGAGGAGGATTACCACACGCTCACCAACTACAAAGCCTTCAGCCAGTTCATGAG GCCCCTGATCGCTAAGAAGAATCCTAAGATCCCAATGTCTAAGATGATGACCATCCTTGGGGCCAAGTGGAGAGAGTTCAGCGCCAACAACCCCTTCAAGGGGTCGGCAGCTGCTGtggcggcagcggcggcagcagcggccgCAGCTGTAGCTGAGCAGGTGTCAGCTGCTGTCTCATCGGCCACCCCCATAGCACCTTCTGGACCCCCCGCCCTTCCACCACCCCCTGCTGCTGAtatccagcccccacccatccgaAGAGCCAAAACCAAAGAGGGCAAAG GTCCAGGCCACAAGAGGCGGAGTAAGAGTCCCCGAGTGCCTGATGGACGCAAGAAGCTTCGGGGAAAGAAGATGGCACCACTCAAGATCAAACTAGGGCTGCTGGGTGgcaagaggaagaagggaggctCG TATGTTTTCCAGAGTGACGAGGGCCCTGAACCAGAGGCTGAGGAGTCAGACCTGGACAGTGGCAGTGTCCACAGTGCCTCAGGCCGCCCTGATGGCCCTGTCCGCACCAAGAAACTAAAGAGAGGCCggccaggaaggaagaagaagaagg TCCTGGGCTGTCCTGCAGTGGCCGGGGAGGAGGAGGTTGATGGCTACGAGACGGATCACCAGGATTACTGTGAGGTGTGCCAGCAGGGTGGGGAAATTATTCTGTGTGACACCTGCCCTCGTGCCTACCACCTCGTCTGCCTTGATCCTGAGCTTGACCGGGCTCCTGAGGGCAAATGGAGCTGCCCCCACTGT GAGAAGGAGGGGGTACAGTGGGAggccaaggaggaggaggaagactatgaagaggagggggaagaggagggggagaaggaggaagaggacgaCCACATGGAGTACTGCCGTGTGTGCAAGGATGGCGGGGAGCTCCTGTGCTGTGACGCCTGCATCTCCTCCTACCACATTCACTGTCTGAACCCCCCGCTGCCTGACATCCCCAACGGCGAATGGCTGTGTCCCCGATGCACA TGTCCCGTGCTGAAAGGCCGTGTGCAGAAGATCCTGCACTGGCGGTGGGGGGAGCCCCCCGTGGCAGTGCCAGCCCCCCAACAGGCAGACGGGAATCCAGATGCCCCACCCGCACGTCCTCTTCAAGGCAGATCGGAGAGAGAGTTCTTTGTCAAGTGGGTAGGACTGTCCTACTGGCACTGCTCCTGGGCCAAGGAGCTTCAG CTGGAAATTTTCCACTTGGTAATGTACCGAAACTACCAACGGAAGAATGACATGGACGAGCCCCCACCCCTGGACTACGGCTCTGGTGAGGATGATGGGAAGAGTGACAAACGCAAGGGGAAGGACCCGCACTATGCCGAGATGGAGGAGAAGTACTACCGTTTTGGCATCAAGCCAGAGTGGATGACCGTCCACCGGATCATCAACCACAG TGTGGATAAGAAGGGAAATTACCACTATCTAGTGAAATGGAGGGACTTGCCATATGACCAGTCCACGTGGGAGGAAGATGAAATGAACATCCCTGAATATGAAGACCATAAACAAAGCTACTGGAGACACCG AGAACTAATTATGGGGGAGGACCCCGCCCAGCCCCGCAagtataagaagaagaagaaggagctgCAGGGCGATGGGCCTCCCAGCTCGCCTACTAATGAT CCTACAGTGAAATACGAGACTCAGCCACGGTTCATCACAGCCACTGGAGGCACACTGCACATGTATCAGCTGGAGGGGTTGAACTGGCTACGCTTCTCGTGGGCCCAGGGCACTGACACCATTCTGGCTGATGAGATGGGACTGGGCAAGACCATACAAACCATCGTCTTCCTCTACTCACTGTATAAGGAG GGCCACACAAAGGGTCCCTTCCTGGTGAGCGCCCCGCTCTCCACCATCATTAACTGGGAGCGGGAGTTCCAGATGTGGGCACCCAAGTTCTATGTGGTGACATACACGGGTGACAAGGACAGCCGAGCCATCATTCGTGAGAATGAGTTTTCCTTTGAAGACAATGCCATCAAAGGTGGCAAGAAAGCTTTTAAGATGAAG AGGGAGGCGCAGGTGAAGTTCCATGTTCTCCTGACATCATATGAGCTGATCACCATTGATCAGGCAGCTCTTGGCTCCATCCGCTGGGCCTGTCTTGTGGTGGATGAGGCCCATCGGCTCAAGAACAACCAGTCCAAG TTTTTCAGGGTCCTCAATGGCTACAAGATAGATCATAAGTTGCTGCTGACAGGGACTCCATTGCAGAATAATCTGGAGGAGCTCTTCCATCTGCTGAACTTCCTCACCCCAGAGAGGTTTAA CAatctggaaggcttcctggaggagtttGCCGACATATCCAAAGAAGACCAGATTAAGAAACTTCATGATTTGCTGGGGCCACATATGCTGAGGAGGCTCAAGGCTGACGTCTTTAAGAATATGCCGGCCAAGACAGAGCTCATCGTCCGCGTGGAGCTGAGCCCCATGCAGAA GAAATACTACAAGTATATCCTGACCCGAAATTTTGAGGCCTTGAATTCACGAGGAGGTGGGAACCAAGTGTCGTTGCTTAACATCATGATGGATCTTAAGAAGTGCTGCAACCATCCATACCTCTTTCCTGTGGCTGCTATG GAGTCCCCCAAACTTCCCAGTGGGGCATATGAGGGTGGGGCACTTATTAAGGCGTCTGGGAAGCTCATGCTGCTGCAGAAGATGCTGCGGAAGCTGAAGGAGCAAGGACACAGAGTGCTCATCTTCTCGCAG ATGACCAAAATGTTAGACTTGCTAGAGGACTTCTTAGACTACGAAGGCTACAAGTATGAGCGCATTGACGGCGGCATCACTGGTGCCCTGAGGCAGGAGGCCATCGATCGCTTCAATG CTCCGGGGGCCCAACAATTCTGCTTCCTCCTGTCCACCCGGGCTGGAGGCCTGGGCATCAATCTGGCCACTGCCGACACTGTCATCATCTTTGATTCAGACTGGAACCCCCATAATGATATCCAG GCCTTCAGCCGTGCTCATCGGATCGGCCAGGCCAACAAAGTGATGATTTACCGGTTTGTGACTCGCGCATCAGTGGAAGAGCGAATCACACAGGTGGCCAAGAGAAAGATGATGCTGACACATCTGGTGGTGCGGCCTGGGCTGGGCTCCAAGGCGGGCTCCATGTCCAAGCAGGAGCTGGATGACATCCTCAAATTTGGCACCGAGGAGCTATTTAAGGATGAAAATGAGG GGGAGAACAAGGAGGAGGACAGCAGTGTGATTCACTATGACAACGAGGCCATCGCTCGGCTCTTGGACCGGAACCAGGATGCAACTGAGGACACTGATGTGCAGAACATGAACGAGTATCTCAGCTCCTTCAAGGTGGCCCAGTACGTGGTGAGGGAAGAAGACAAG ATTGAGGAAATTGAACGAGAGATCATCAAGCAGGAGGAGAACGTGGATCCTGACTACTGGGAGAAGCTGCTGAGACACCACTATGAGCAGCAGCAGGAAGACCTGGCCCGAAACCTCGGCAAAGGCAAGAGGGTCCGCAAGCAGGTTAACTACAACGATGCTGCTCAGGAGGACCAAG ATAACCAGTCAGAATACTCAGTGGGATcagaggaggaggatgaagactTTGATGAGCGTCCTGAAG GGCGTCGACAGTCCAAGAGGCAGCTCCGGAACGAAAAGGATAAGCCACTGCCTCCACTGCTGGCTCGAGTTGGGGGCAACATTGAG GTGTTGGGATTCAACACCCGTCAGCGGAAGGCCTTCCTCAATGCTGTGATGCGCTGGGGCATGCCACCACAGGACGCCTTCACCACCCAGTGGCTGGTGCGGGACCTCAGGGGCAAGACTGAAAAAGAGTTCAA GGCCTATGTGTCTTTGTTCATGCGCCATCTCTGTGAGCCCGGGGCAGACGGCTCTGAAACCTTTGCTGACGGGGTCCCTCGGGAGGGACTGAGTCGCCAGCAAGTGTTGACCCGCATTGGAGTCATGTCTCTCGTCAAGAAGAAG GTTCAGGAGTTTGAGCACATCAATGGGCGCTGGTCTATGCCGGAGCTGATGCCTGACCCCAGTGCTGACTCCAAGCGCTCCTCCAGAGCCTCCTCTCCTACCAAGACGTCTCCCACCACTCCTGAGGCTTCTGCTGCAAACAGTCCTTGCACCTCAAAACCTG CTACTCCAGCTCCCAGTGAGAAAGGAGATGGCATAAGGACACCTCTGGAGAAGGATGAAGCAGAAAACCAGGAGGAGAAGCCAGAGAAGAATAGCAAAATTGGGGAGAAGATGGAAACAGAG GCTGatacccccagcccagccccatcaCTTGGGGAGCGGCTGGAGCCAAGGAAGATTCCTCTAGAGGATGAGGTGCCAGGGGTACCTGGAGAGATGGAGCCTGAACCTGGGTACCGTGGGGACAGAGAGAAGTCAG CCACAGAGTCGACGCCaggagagaggggggaggagaagccgATGGATGGACAGGAAAACAGGGAGAGGCCGGAGGGGGAGACGGGGGATTTGGGCAAGAGAG CAGAAGATGTAAAAGGGGACCGGGAGCTTCGACCTGGGCCTCCTCGAGACGAGCCGCGGTCCAACGGGCGACGTGAGGAGAAGGCAGAGAAGCCGCGGTTCATGTTCAATATTGCAgatggtggcttcacag AGCTCCACACGCTGTGGCAGAATGAGGAACGGGCAGCTATTTCCTCGGGGAAACTCAATGAGATCTGGCACCGAAGACATGACTATTGGCTTCTGGCTGGGATTGTCCT CCATGGCTACGCACGGTGGCAGGACATCCAGAATGATGCTCAGTTTGCCATTATCAACGAGCCATTTAAAACTGAAGCCAATAAGGGGAACTTTCTGGAGATGAAAAATAAGTTCCTGGCCCGGAGATTCAAG CTCCTGGAGCAGGCGCTGGTGATTGAGGAGCAGCTGCGGCGGGCGGCCTACCTGAACCTATCACAGGAGCCGGCGCACCCCGCCATGGCCCTCCACGCCCGCTTCGCCGAGGCCGAGTGCCTGGCCGAGAGCCACCAGCACCTCTCCAAGGAGTCGTTGGCGGGGAACAAGCCGGCCAACGCCGTGCTGCACAAGG